The genome window CTATAATTACCTTCGCGAGCTGAGCCCGAAGATGATTATTAATAATCGCTTCTCCAAGCGCGGGCACTCAGCCAAGGATTTCGGCACACCCGAAAACTCAACGCCTAGTGGGGCACTTGATCAAATCTGGGAGGCTTGCTGGACGGTGAATCGCTCATGGGGTTACAAGAAAAGCGACACGAGCTGGAAGAGCACCGAGGAGCTTATTCAGAAACAGATCGATATTAATTCGAAGGGGGGCAACCTGCTCCTCAACGTCGGACCTTACGGCGATGGTTCGTGGCCCGAAACCTCTACCAAGCTACTGTTGGAAATGGGGGAGTGGAACCAAGCGCATGCTGAAGCCGTTTACGGAACAGAGTATCTGGAGGCTGTGGCCCAAAAGTGGGGTAAGCTGGCTCAATCCAAAGCTTCAGACGCGGAAAGCGGAGAGATCTTTGCCTACGTTTTCGACTGGCCTGAGGACGGCATCATTCAGATTCGAGGCCTCACCGCTGCGAACGTGGAGGCGAGCACTTACGATGGAAAGCCACTACCGGTCAAAATCGGCGCGGAGGATTTGGAACTGGATATTTCATCCGCGACGGCTCAGCCCTACGCCACAGTCTTTCGCTTGAAATATAGCGGGGGCCTGAAAGCAAAGGAAGTCACCAACCAACTCGAACTGTCGGGTAACGAACTGATTCTTCAGGCTGGCACAGCCAAGCTCTCTGGCAGTGAGCTTACCCTGAAAGACAACACAGTCATCACCGGATGGACAAAGCCATCGGATGTTGCCACCTGGGATTTCAACGTGCCGGCACCTGGTAAATATACCGCAGTCATCCTCTATTCCATGGAGATCAAAGGCAAAGCCATCGTGAGTTTGAAAGTCGGAGACAAGACACTCAAATCCAAGTTTGAGCCGACCAAATCTGTCGAAGACTTCAGAGTCGCCTACCTTGGTGAGATGGACCTGAACGAGGTGGGTGACACGAAGGGCTCCATTCAGTTTCAGCGTATCAACCAGAAGACTCCATTTAATCTCCAGACGGTCTATTTCGTGCCTGTGTCAGACTAAGCAGAACATTGCTGTAACGCTCTCAAACAAATATAAACGATGAACTTCAAAACTACATTTATACAGGGATGCTTCCTCGCCTCCTTGTGCGCACACAGTGTTTTTGCGGAAGCAAAGCTGAACATCCTGATTCTCTATGCGGATGATATGGGCTTTGGGGATTTGGCGATTCAAAATCCCGACTCTAAAATTCCGACACCCTATTTGGATAAGCTAGCCGAAGAGGGCATGCGCTTTACTAACGGCCACTCGTCGTCCGGTATTTGCACCCCGAGTCGCTACGCGCTCCTTACGGGGCGTTATCACTGGCGGGATTTTCACGGGATTGTGCAGTCTTTTGGAAAAAGCGTCTTCAAGGCCGAGCAGTTGACCTTGCCGGAAATGTTGCAAGAAGCGGGCTATCATACCGCGGCGATTGGCAAGTGGCATCTGGGTTGGGATTGGGACTCGATTCGCAAGCCCGGCACAAAGGGCACCCATTTCGAGGCGTTTGATTGGGAGAAGCCCATCGCGGATGGTCCGCTCGCCCATGGCTTCGATCATTACTTTGGTGATACCGTGATCAACTTTCCGCCTTATGCCTGGATAGAGGATGATCGTATGCTGCAGATTCCAGATAGGATGAAGAAAGATTCTCTGTGGAAACCTTTGAAAGAAGGTAAATGGGAGGCACGCCCTGGCCCCATGGTGACGGGCTGGGACCCCTACGAAGTCTTACCTGAAATGACGCGCCGTGCGGTCACTTACATTAATGGGCGCAAAGAGGCGAAGGAGCCATTCTTCATGTATTTTGCCTTTCCATCGCCTCATGCTCCGATTGTTCCGACCGAAGAATTTGAAGGCACTTCAGAAGCCGGCCCTTACGGCGATTTTGTGGTGCAGACGGACTGGACTTGCGGCCAATTACTACAGGCTTTGGAGGATAACGGCTTGGCGGAAAATACCATTGTGATCTTTTCGGCGGACAACGGAGCTGAGCATTACGCGTATCCGCGCGCCATGAAATACGACCACTGGTCGTCTGCACCTTTTCGCGGAGCCAAGCGAGATACCTACGAGGGTGGGCATCGTGTGCCGTTCATCGTGAAGTGGCCTGGAGTGATCGAGTCGGGAGCTGTTTCCGACGCGCTCATCTCGCAAATCGATCTCATGGCGACACTTGCCGCAGTCAACGGCAGTGAGATTCCGGAGGGCGAGGCTGCGGACTCGCAAAACTTACTCCCGCTCTGGAAGGGCGAGACGACCGTATTGCGTTCCGATATGGTGCATAATACGTTTAATAATGACTACGCTGTGCGGCAAGGGGACTGGGTCTTGATCGCGGCGAAAACTGGGAATCATAACAAAGGCCGCTCTAGAGAATTCGAGGCAAAGCGAGGCTATAAACGCGATGACGCCTTGCCGGTAGAGCTCTACAACCTCCGCACCGACCCCGCCCAGCGTGTCAATATGGCCAAGGAGAATCCTGAGAAAGTGCAATCGATGCTGGCTCTGCTCGATAAGATAAAGCACCCAAATTAGAGACACCCCACTAACCCTACATACAGTCTATCTACTCCATTAAATGAATATAAAACTACCCATAATCGCTGTATTTTTGGCACTTTTGACGATGGCTGTATCGGCCACAGAAATTGAAGTAAGCCTCGGTGGACCTATCGACTCGCTTATTGAGGCGCGTGATGCTGTTCGTGAACTTCGCGCGAGCGGCGAGCAGGGAGATATTGATGTGGTTATCGCGGATGGAACCTATTACTTGGACGAGCCCCTTATTTTAGGACTAGAAGACTCGTCGCCGGCGGGTGCGGTCACTCGTTACCGTGCAGCCGAGGGTGCGCGCCCAGTGATTAGCGGGGGGCATGTCATTGATTCGTGGCAGAAAAGTGATTTAGCGGGCGGAAAGGTCTGGGTGGCTGAAGTGCCATGGGCAAAGGGCAATGCGTTTTTCCACGCTCTCTTCGATGGCAGTGAGCTGCTGCAACGGGCTCAGTCTCAAGCGATCAAGATCAGCTGTAAGGGTAAAGTCGATTACGCCTGCGTGCCCGAGTATCGCATCAACTTTGGCTATGCAAAGGGTGATTTAAAGGAGTGGGATAACATGGAAGACATCGAGCTCTTTGGGAGCCCAAGTCCCAAATGGATGGTGAATTATTTGCCGATTGCAGCACTCGACCCCAAGAAACTTGAGGGGCGTCTGGCGATTCCAGCGACGTATCGTATGATGGGAAGTTTCGTTATCGAGAACTGTATCGATTATCTGGATGCGCCTGGAGAGTGGGTGCTCAATTCGAAAGAGGGTAAGCTCTACTACTGGCCCAAGTCGGGAAAGCCGGGCGATGAAATCATCGCAACGAAGCTGGATGAGTTGATTCGTGTCGAAGGCGTGTCAGACCCATCGTTGGCTGGGACGAATGAGAAGTCTGTCGAAGGAATCGTTTTTCAAGGTCTCCAGTTGTCGCATGCGGATCGCCAAAAATGGCTACCAGGGGATAAAGGTATCCAGCACGACTGGAACATGTGGGACAAAGCCAACGGGCTCATACGCTTTCGCGGTGCGAAAAACTGCGTCGTGACAGACTGTGTCTTTATCGATAGCGGCAGCGATGGTGTGCGCATGGATTTATTCGCGCAGAACATCACAGTCGAGAATTCAATCTTTACCAACCTAGGGGGCACAGGCGTGTTGCTCGCAGGTTACGGTCCGGGGAAGAAAGACGTCAACAAGGGCAATACAATCTTTAACAATGAGATCACCGCAGTCGGTCAGCTCTTCCTGCATTCGCCTGGTATCTTCGTCTGGCAAAGTGGACACAATCGAATCGCGCATAATCACATCCACGATCTCGCGTATACAGGCATGGTGATCTCCGGTGTGCGACGCCGATTCTTTAATCCCATATTTGAGGAAATGGGGCTGAAGAATCCTTTCGCGAAATGGACGTTTGCCAAAGAAACCCGCGAGCACTCCAGCACGATTCGCTGGGATGAAATCACCTTGAATAAAGATATCCAAAATTGGGATAACTATGAGCCTTACATGCATGCGCGCGGAAACGTCATTGAGTTTAACGAGATTCACGACTGCTTAAAGTTACTCCATGACGGCAACTGCATCTATTTGTCTGGAGATGGAGACGGCAATATTGTCCGTTACAACGTCACCTACGATCATCCAAAAGGTGCGATGATACGGACCGATGACGATAGCCACGGAAACATTGTGAATAGCAACTTACTCTTCGGGACGACTTTTTCCACTGGGATAGCGATCAAGGGTCTGAATGAGTGCTCAGGGAATGTCTTTATCAATTGCTTCCTTTCAACGGGCAGGGCGGGTAATACGGTTCACCCGGATTCAAACCTGTCGCGCAATGTCTTTTACCACACGAGCACCAAGGTTTCTGGCGGCTTTCACTCTGGACTGAATAAGGTGAAAGAAGGGCTCGATTATAATCTCTATTATCACGAAGGGGGTAAGGCTCCGGCGGCACTTGCCGCTCAGAAAAAATCAAGTCGGGGAAAGCTGATTGATAATAACAGTGTCGCTGCCGATCCGATGTTCACGGATCACATTCACGGTGATTTTAGTTTCAAGAAGGGCTCACCCGCCATTGAGCTCGGTATCGAACCACTGACTCTAGAAATTGTTCAAAAAATGGGCACTTTAGACGACCCATTCCTACAGCGTTTCACGGATGGGGTGCCGATGCATTTTAAGCACAGCGGGAAGAAAAGGGGGAAGAAATCCGACCTGAATCTGTAATAAAATGATCAATACAATGTGCAGAATATGGTTAATTTTCGGCTGTCTGTTCACAGCCTCATCATTAGTGGCAGCACCAACTGTCGTTAGTTCACCGAATGGCGATGTTTCGGCATCATTCGAGATTACGAATGGGACATTGATGTATGCAGTCTCCAAGGACGGAATACCGATCGTGGAACCCTCAAAAATACAAATTTTTGGGGGCGCAAAGATGGCGATGATGGATCACTCGGTTCGTGAGAATGATACGAGTTGGGAACCCGTTGTTGGGCAATTCAGCTCGATACGTGATCACCACGTTGAGTTGACGCTGTCTTTGATAGCCGACGACCTACCGCTGACATTGCTCTGTCGTGTCTTTGATACAGGTATCGGATTTCGCTTTGTCTTGCCGGAGGCGTCCAAAGGCAGGGAGCTTACATTCTCCAATGAGTATAAAATACTGGATGCTGCGGCGAACTACAGAGGTGAGCGCGGATTGGATTTCACTAATAAGCGTGCCGAGTGGACTGCTTTCAGCCGGGAGAAAAGAGCCAAACTAGGAAAAAAGGCGAAAGATCCTGAATACCTGTCCAAGGA of Lentimonas sp. CC4 contains these proteins:
- a CDS encoding alpha-L-fucosidase, with the translated sequence MKITKKLARLAHIACFATMLNQASASEMIPETEEQFEERMQWFTDAQFGLFIHYGVYSSLGGEWKGKPIQKYAEWIQRWGAIKTDEYIPLAANFRPDKLDADLWVKTAKEAGMTYMVITTKHHEGFCLWDSELTDYDLGDTNDFDRDILGELKTACEKYGLKFGTYYSILDWHHPTQRIEQAGFQSPMSDKPAYVAYMKGQLKELIDRYDPAIMWFDADWVRWWTEEDGTDLYNYLRELSPKMIINNRFSKRGHSAKDFGTPENSTPSGALDQIWEACWTVNRSWGYKKSDTSWKSTEELIQKQIDINSKGGNLLLNVGPYGDGSWPETSTKLLLEMGEWNQAHAEAVYGTEYLEAVAQKWGKLAQSKASDAESGEIFAYVFDWPEDGIIQIRGLTAANVEASTYDGKPLPVKIGAEDLELDISSATAQPYATVFRLKYSGGLKAKEVTNQLELSGNELILQAGTAKLSGSELTLKDNTVITGWTKPSDVATWDFNVPAPGKYTAVILYSMEIKGKAIVSLKVGDKTLKSKFEPTKSVEDFRVAYLGEMDLNEVGDTKGSIQFQRINQKTPFNLQTVYFVPVSD
- a CDS encoding arylsulfatase, whose translation is MNFKTTFIQGCFLASLCAHSVFAEAKLNILILYADDMGFGDLAIQNPDSKIPTPYLDKLAEEGMRFTNGHSSSGICTPSRYALLTGRYHWRDFHGIVQSFGKSVFKAEQLTLPEMLQEAGYHTAAIGKWHLGWDWDSIRKPGTKGTHFEAFDWEKPIADGPLAHGFDHYFGDTVINFPPYAWIEDDRMLQIPDRMKKDSLWKPLKEGKWEARPGPMVTGWDPYEVLPEMTRRAVTYINGRKEAKEPFFMYFAFPSPHAPIVPTEEFEGTSEAGPYGDFVVQTDWTCGQLLQALEDNGLAENTIVIFSADNGAEHYAYPRAMKYDHWSSAPFRGAKRDTYEGGHRVPFIVKWPGVIESGAVSDALISQIDLMATLAAVNGSEIPEGEAADSQNLLPLWKGETTVLRSDMVHNTFNNDYAVRQGDWVLIAAKTGNHNKGRSREFEAKRGYKRDDALPVELYNLRTDPAQRVNMAKENPEKVQSMLALLDKIKHPN
- a CDS encoding right-handed parallel beta-helix repeat-containing protein — encoded protein: MNIKLPIIAVFLALLTMAVSATEIEVSLGGPIDSLIEARDAVRELRASGEQGDIDVVIADGTYYLDEPLILGLEDSSPAGAVTRYRAAEGARPVISGGHVIDSWQKSDLAGGKVWVAEVPWAKGNAFFHALFDGSELLQRAQSQAIKISCKGKVDYACVPEYRINFGYAKGDLKEWDNMEDIELFGSPSPKWMVNYLPIAALDPKKLEGRLAIPATYRMMGSFVIENCIDYLDAPGEWVLNSKEGKLYYWPKSGKPGDEIIATKLDELIRVEGVSDPSLAGTNEKSVEGIVFQGLQLSHADRQKWLPGDKGIQHDWNMWDKANGLIRFRGAKNCVVTDCVFIDSGSDGVRMDLFAQNITVENSIFTNLGGTGVLLAGYGPGKKDVNKGNTIFNNEITAVGQLFLHSPGIFVWQSGHNRIAHNHIHDLAYTGMVISGVRRRFFNPIFEEMGLKNPFAKWTFAKETREHSSTIRWDEITLNKDIQNWDNYEPYMHARGNVIEFNEIHDCLKLLHDGNCIYLSGDGDGNIVRYNVTYDHPKGAMIRTDDDSHGNIVNSNLLFGTTFSTGIAIKGLNECSGNVFINCFLSTGRAGNTVHPDSNLSRNVFYHTSTKVSGGFHSGLNKVKEGLDYNLYYHEGGKAPAALAAQKKSSRGKLIDNNSVAADPMFTDHIHGDFSFKKGSPAIELGIEPLTLEIVQKMGTLDDPFLQRFTDGVPMHFKHSGKKRGKKSDLNL